TTTCCGGTACAAGCCAGGGATCAATACGCTCTGCCCAATGCTCACGTTTTATCTTTTCAAGAAAAGTAAATACTTCATCATGGTAGAAGGTATAGGCTTTAACAAAGCCAAAGAACGCCACTCCCACAATCGCCAGTGCAATCAATGCGTGCTTCAGCCTCATATTTCCGATCCAGAATACCGCAGCCAGAATCACCACATACCCCAGCGCATTTCCCAAATCATTCTGAGCCATAACAAGGGCAAACGGAATAAACGCCCAGCAGCCAATCGGCACAATATCTCTCCAAAATTTCAGTGTGCCTCGTTGTCTCTTCACGATCAAATGGGCGAGAAATAGAATCAGAATCATCTTGAACAGTTCTGCCGGTTGAAAAGAAAAGTTTTCGCCCAGCTTCAGCCAGCCGTTAGCATTATTGATCGAACTGCCCAGGACATTAGCCAGGATCAGCAATATAATTCCCAAGCCATACAAATAAAACGCATATTTCACGTATAACTTGTAATTCACAAGCCCGATCACAAGCACCGCAATGAACCCGGCCACATAAAAATAAATCGTTTTGACATGATGATTCGCCAATTTGGCATCTGTCTGCGTTCCGCTATAAATCGCAAATACACTAATAATCATGAGCAACAGCATTACAAAAAGAATCACACCGTCCATCTTCTTCAGCATTCTCAACATGACGCCGTCCATCCCCCTGAAATCTAGCATTCTATCATTTCCAATTGAACTCAATATTACCATTGTATATAATTGGATAATAAAATGGAAATCTAGATGGCTTCAGGTTAAAAAGTGAACTATTCAATTGCCTGAATTACACCGTAAAAACATTAAAAACCCCAAAACGTCCACCCCAATGTAACTTGGGTTGGTCTGTTCCAGGGTTTAATAGTTATATCGTTATTTACGCTTATACACATATATCTTACGTTCTGTTCACGAGAGTTATTGCTCTTGCTGCGACGGCTTCCGTCTGAACAACTTCATGACCATCTCAGTGATACTGAGTTGTTCTGACGAACCCAGGATATCTTCATTTTCTTCCGTATGAACTTTAATACTCATGACAACACCCATACTAAGCATGTTGAGCACAAGAGAGGTACCGCCGAAACTGATAAATGGAAGTGTGATCCCTGTTAATGGCATCAGACCGATAAACGGACCAATATTAACAAAAATCTGATAGAGCAGCATCGAAATAATACCTACAATCAGGTACGGCCCAGCCCGATCTTTGCACTCCAGTGCGATCAACACCAGCCTGTGAATCAGAATAAAGTAGAGCAGTAACAATACCGATGCTCCAACAAAACCGAATTCTTCACCAATCTGCACAAAGATGGAATCCGCATATGCGAGCGGTACTCGATTGGACTGGATTGTCGTACCTTCGAGATACCCCTTACCACTGATTCCTCCGGAACCGATGGCTAACTTGGCATTATAGGTCTGCCACAATACATCTCTGGATGTCTGTTCTGGCACGAGCCAAGGGTCAAACCGCTCAGCCCAGTGAGCACGTCCAATATCTTTGAGGAAATTGGCAACTTCATCATGATAATGAATATAGGCCTGTGTTCCACCAATAAAAGCAGCAACAGCAATCACGAAACCAATCAGTGCATGGCTGAATTTCACATTGCCAATCCACAACAGACCGACAAGAATGACTACATAACTCAAAGCATTCCCCAAGTCATTTTGAAGCAGAACCAACAACAAAGGAGGCAAAACGCACAGTGCGATCGGAATGACATCACGCCCGAAGAATAAGGGTCTGTTTTTCTTTCTCGCAAGCAGAGCAGACAGGAAAACGATTAAACACAGCTTAAATAATTCCGCAGGTTGCAAACTCAGGCCAAATATGGATAACCAGCCTTGGGCTCCATAATACGTAACACCGAAAAAGTTAACGATAACGAGTAGCAGTAAGCCCACACCGTAGATATATAAATAGTTTTTGATGATCACTTTATAGTTAATCATGGACATTCCGAAGAATACGATGAAACCTATAATATAGAAAATCCCTGCCTTTTGAGGGTAGGATTCCCATCTTGGACGACCAAACGTTGTACTGTAAATCGACAAAATACTGATACCCATCAGAATAACGAGTATAAAGACAATAGAATAGTCTATCTTTTTAAATTTGTGCAGCATGTAATTATGTTCCCCCAAGCATTCAGAAATCTTCGGTATATCTCATTGTAGAGGATTTCACGGCAAAAAGAAAACCCGCGGAACCTTACATTTTCGTCACCTGTTCCGAAGTACGAACACCCAGGACATGCCGCTCGATTCCGGCAAGGTCCGGTACAATGATAATTTCCGGCCAATGTCCCGCCGATTCAAGCAGAGCTGCGATGTCGCGAGCCTGCCCTTGGCCCAGCTCAAAACCAATGATCTGCGGCGGCGCAGGCAACAGCGCCAACTGCTCCAGCATGATACGGTACGGTGCAAGCCCGTCCGGACCGCCGTCCAATGCCATGCGCGGCTCATGATCGCGCACCTCTTGCTGTAACCCGGCGATATCTGCCGCCGGGATGTAGGGCGGGTTGGACACCAGGATGTCCACCCGTGCCCCGGCGAACGGGGCCAGAAGATCGCCTTCACGGAAGTCGATCTGTACGCCGTTCGCGGCCGCGTTCCGCGCGGCCACTTGCAGGGCAGCCGCCGAGAGATCCCCGGCGCCGACCTGCCAGCGCGGGCGCAGTGAAGCCATCGTCACCGCGATGGCGCCACTGCCCGTGCCGATATCGACGGCGAGCGGAGCGCCGTCGGGAAACACGCGGTCGGCTTCGCGCAGCACAGCCTCGACCAACAGCTCGGTCTCCGGCCGTGGAATCAGCACGGCCGGCGTGACCTCGAACGGCAGCCCATAGAATTCCTGGCTGCCGATAATGTATTGCGCCGGCTCACCCGCAGCCTTGCGCGTGACGGCGTCCTCCCAGCGGCTGCGATGCTCGCTGGGAAAAGGCTCCGGCTGCATCATGTAATACGCGGCGCCATAAACGCCGAGTACATGTTTCAACAGCAGCCGGGCATTGTTTTGCGGCTCGTACACGCCGCACTTCTCCAAAAAAGAGGAAGCCTCCACGAAGGCTTCCCGACAGCTCTGTTCCGGCGTCATGACAAACTGCGCGCGGGTCACAGATTATTCTCCTCTATCCATCAACTCGGTCTGCTGAGCAATTGTCAGTGCAGACAAGATATCTTCAATCTCCCCGTTCATGATCTGATCCAGTTTGTGCATCGTCAGACCGATACGGTGATCCGTCACACGGCTTTGCGGGAAGTTGTACGTACGAATGCGCTCACTACGGTCGCCCGTTCCCACTTTACTTTTCCGCTCAACAGAGATCTTCGCTTCCTCTTCCATACGTTTCATATCGAAAATACGTGTACGCAGAACCTGCAACGCTTTTTCCTTGTTGGAGTTCTGTGATTTTCCATCCTGACATGTCGCCACGATTCCCGTTGGAACGTGTGTTACCCGTACTGCGGATTTCGTGGTATTAACCGATTGTCCACCGGCACCACTGGAACAGAACGTATCCACACGGATGTCTTTGTCATGAATTTCAATATCAAAATCTTCGGCTTCAGGCATAACCGCAACCGTTGAAGTTGATGTATGAATACGTCCGCCGGATTCAGTTGTTGGAATACGCTGCACACGGTGTGCGCCACTTTCGTATTTCATTTTGCTGTATGCCCCACGTCCGTTGATCAGGAAAACAACCTCTTTGAATCCACCGAGATCATTTGTGTTAACGTCCATCAGCTCTACACGCCAGCCTTGTGCATCTGCATAACGTGTGTACATCCGATACAGATCTGCTGCAAACAACGCTGCCTCATCTCCACCAGCTGCTCCGCGAATCTCAACAATAACGTTTTTGTCGTCATTCGGATCTTTTGGCAGCATGAGTACACGAATCAATTCGTCCAATTCCTTCTGGCGAGTGCTCAGTTCGTCAATTTCCATTTTGACCATTTCGCGCATCTCATCATCCAGTTTCTCCCCCTGCATTTCCTTTGCAGCTTCGAGATCCTGACTTACCTGTTTGTATTCATTGTACGCTTCATAAGTTGGTTGCAGATCGGATTGTTCTTTGGAGTATTCCCGCAACTTTTTGTTGTCACTTGCCACATCCGGGTCACACAAAAGCTCGCTCAACTTGTCATAACGGTCGGCTAACGCCTGTAATTTATCCAACATGTATAGTCACCTCACACATTATTTTGTCCATGCAAATATCGTTTTTAATAATTATTTCGGTTTCATTATCCATAACATCTATAATCTATATTCCACAACGCACAGGATTCTCACCGAATCCCCTGACCGCAGCATGTATTCACATTCCTATATGATCGACGTATAACATCGCTACAACGTCATCAAATCCTTTACTTTTAAAGTGAAATCAAGAAATCGCGTACCCTGTATGAAACTCGCTTAAACTCATCTGTTACAGCGCGAATTTTAACGTGGTATACGACTCTTAATTATAGCATATTCTTATGGTTCTGAATAGTAACTGTTCCGCATGCGGATGAACTAATTTTTGGTGCTGCGAAATACAAAATGAAATTGTTGTTCGATGTTGTTCCGAAATGTAAAATAAACAAAAGCCACGATGCGCTAACATCGTGACTTCTCTAACAAAGGCCGGTGGGCGACCACGGCGAATTTCAATCAAACGAATGAAAAACCACCGGATTGCAAGGCAACCAACCTAATCCCGGTGGTTTTTCTTGTTCCTCATCTGCAAAACTCTAAGTCAAAGACCCCACGAACTTCACGAGAAGGTCGCAGGGTCATGTTATTGAATCTACATATAAAGGTGTAACAACTTATACGTTGAAACGGAAGTGCATAACGTCGCCGTCATTTACAACGTACTCTTTACCCTCAAGACGAAGTTGTCCACGCTCTTTGGCACCGTTCATGGAACCCGCTGCAACCAGATCGTCGTAGGAAACCACTTCTGCACGGATGAATCCACGTTCGAAGTCAGTGTGAATGACACCCGCTGCGCCAGGCGCTTTGGTACCTTTGCGGATTGTCCACGCACGAACTTCCTGTACACCTGCTGTGAAGTATGTGTACAGACCGAGCAATTTGTAAGCCGCTTTGATCAACAGGTTCAGACCGGAATCCTCGATACCGAGTTCTTCCAGGAACATTTGTTTATCTTCGCCTTCCAGCTCGGAGATTTCTTCTTCAACCTTCGCACTGATTGGCACCACTTCTGCGTTCTCAGCAGCTGCGAATTCTCTTACTTTTTGCACGTATGCATTGTTCGCCACGTCGCCGATTTCGTCCTCAGCTACATTGGCTGCGTACAGAACAGGCTTCAGGGTAAGCAAGTGCAGATCGCGCACGATCAGAAGCTCATCATCCGTAAGTTCCATGCTGCGTGCCGGCTTGTCATCGTACAGAACAGCCTTCACTCTCTCCAATACTTCTACTTCTTGAGAGGCAGTCTTGTTGCCGCCCTTCATGTTTTTCTTGGAGCGATCGATTTTCTTCTCAACACTCTCGATATCGGCCAGGATCAGCTCCAGATTGATTGTCTGGATGTCGCTTACCGGGTCAATTTTGCCATCGACGTGTGTAATGTTCTCATCTATAAAGCAACGTACCACGTGTACAATCGCATCTACCTCACGAATGTGGGCAAGGAACTTGTTACCGAGACCTTCGCCTTTGCTCGCACCGCGAACAAGACCAGCGATATCTACAAACTCAAACGCCGTTGGTACTGTTTTCTTAGGTACAACGAGTTCTGTCAGTTTGTCCAAACGCTCATCGGGTACTTCAACGATCCCCACGTTAGGGTCAATTGTACAGAACGGATAGTTTGCCGATTCGGCACCTGCTTGTGTAATTGCATTAAACAATGTAGATTTACCAACGTTAGGCAGACCCACGATTCCAGCTTTCAAAGCCATGTATATGACAACTCCTCATTGATTACTTGTTCGGTATGGATAATCCTATACATTATATATGACAAACCTCAAGGCATCAAGGAACTTCGCCAATTCGACCAGAGTCCCTTCCGCTTCCCGAAATCCCCAGTTAATGCGGATAATTCGTTTTGCGCAGATCTTAAGTTTGGCCTAGATTATCCGCTATTAGGTTTACCCTTTGATTTCCTTATACATCGTCAGATCCGTTACCTCATATCCCATCTTCCGATATAGGCTGCTCGCCCGCACATTATGTCCAAACACATGCAAACCAATGCGATCCACGCCAAGACTCAAGGCCGTCTGTTCAAGCGCCTGCATCGTCTCTGTTCCGTATCCCTTACCACGGTGCGCTTCTTCAACCACAATATCCAGCAAAAAAGCATCTTTCCCGCGACGATTATCCGTGATATTAAACCAGATATACCCTACATTGCCGTCCACAGGATGCACCAGATTGTAGAGATACGCTCCGGGTGTGTTCAAGCCTTCTGGCAGATAACGTTCATAAGATTCCTCCGCCAGTTGCTGTGCCTCTTCCTCAGCCCAGGTGCCCACTTCTACTTTTTCCTGTGCAAAATCCTTAATCGATCGAATGCGAAAACTCGCATAATCTTCCTGATTCATTGGAGAAAGTTTCAACTTTTTCCCCTCCTTATTTCGAGTGATCTTGATTATGTATGATCTCTGTGCAGCCCTTTTTGCACTACTAGTATCTTATTGTATCCTTTTCTCCTATTAAGCGCATGAAGTTATTCTGACGATTCGAACTTCAATTTTCATATTTATCCATTTTAATCAAAACTTTTGATCTCTTCTCATCGTTTATACCTCATAGGAAAGGAGTGGATCATATTGAACACACGTCGCCGATTCTCCAAAAAGAAAATTATTATCTTGTCTGTTATCATACTCGGAATCGCCATCGTCGCTTTTATGAGCTTTCTGAATGCAATGGATCCCTTTCGCCACTTAAGGATCACGATCCACAATCAGTCCGACTATGACCTCACCCATATTCAGGCTAGCCTAGTCCAAGGCGACAACTCGTTAAACAACAATGAGAGTGGC
This Paenibacillus xylanexedens DNA region includes the following protein-coding sequences:
- a CDS encoding FtsW/RodA/SpoVE family cell cycle protein, which translates into the protein MLRMLKKMDGVILFVMLLLMIISVFAIYSGTQTDAKLANHHVKTIYFYVAGFIAVLVIGLVNYKLYVKYAFYLYGLGIILLILANVLGSSINNANGWLKLGENFSFQPAELFKMILILFLAHLIVKRQRGTLKFWRDIVPIGCWAFIPFALVMAQNDLGNALGYVVILAAVFWIGNMRLKHALIALAIVGVAFFGFVKAYTFYHDEVFTFLEKIKREHWAERIDPWLVPEKATSKASWHTKNAGLAIGSGGIIGKGYLQGTSVQSGRVPYTYSDSIFVVIAEEFGFVGASVLILLYFILIHRMVLIALACRDRAGPVIIVGIIGMLLYQVFENVGAFLGLMPLTGITLPFISYGGTSLLINMACIGVVMSIKLYGQEEEDELLMGEQQPRLSERLWNMLKKEKSAV
- a CDS encoding FtsW/RodA/SpoVE family cell cycle protein, with translation MLHKFKKIDYSIVFILVILMGISILSIYSTTFGRPRWESYPQKAGIFYIIGFIVFFGMSMINYKVIIKNYLYIYGVGLLLLVIVNFFGVTYYGAQGWLSIFGLSLQPAELFKLCLIVFLSALLARKKNRPLFFGRDVIPIALCVLPPLLLVLLQNDLGNALSYVVILVGLLWIGNVKFSHALIGFVIAVAAFIGGTQAYIHYHDEVANFLKDIGRAHWAERFDPWLVPEQTSRDVLWQTYNAKLAIGSGGISGKGYLEGTTIQSNRVPLAYADSIFVQIGEEFGFVGASVLLLLYFILIHRLVLIALECKDRAGPYLIVGIISMLLYQIFVNIGPFIGLMPLTGITLPFISFGGTSLVLNMLSMGVVMSIKVHTEENEDILGSSEQLSITEMVMKLFRRKPSQQEQ
- the prmC gene encoding peptide chain release factor N(5)-glutamine methyltransferase yields the protein MTPEQSCREAFVEASSFLEKCGVYEPQNNARLLLKHVLGVYGAAYYMMQPEPFPSEHRSRWEDAVTRKAAGEPAQYIIGSQEFYGLPFEVTPAVLIPRPETELLVEAVLREADRVFPDGAPLAVDIGTGSGAIAVTMASLRPRWQVGAGDLSAAALQVAARNAAANGVQIDFREGDLLAPFAGARVDILVSNPPYIPAADIAGLQQEVRDHEPRMALDGGPDGLAPYRIMLEQLALLPAPPQIIGFELGQGQARDIAALLESAGHWPEIIIVPDLAGIERHVLGVRTSEQVTKM
- the prfA gene encoding peptide chain release factor 1; amino-acid sequence: MLDKLQALADRYDKLSELLCDPDVASDNKKLREYSKEQSDLQPTYEAYNEYKQVSQDLEAAKEMQGEKLDDEMREMVKMEIDELSTRQKELDELIRVLMLPKDPNDDKNVIVEIRGAAGGDEAALFAADLYRMYTRYADAQGWRVELMDVNTNDLGGFKEVVFLINGRGAYSKMKYESGAHRVQRIPTTESGGRIHTSTSTVAVMPEAEDFDIEIHDKDIRVDTFCSSGAGGQSVNTTKSAVRVTHVPTGIVATCQDGKSQNSNKEKALQVLRTRIFDMKRMEEEAKISVERKSKVGTGDRSERIRTYNFPQSRVTDHRIGLTMHKLDQIMNGEIEDILSALTIAQQTELMDRGE
- the ychF gene encoding redox-regulated ATPase YchF; the protein is MALKAGIVGLPNVGKSTLFNAITQAGAESANYPFCTIDPNVGIVEVPDERLDKLTELVVPKKTVPTAFEFVDIAGLVRGASKGEGLGNKFLAHIREVDAIVHVVRCFIDENITHVDGKIDPVSDIQTINLELILADIESVEKKIDRSKKNMKGGNKTASQEVEVLERVKAVLYDDKPARSMELTDDELLIVRDLHLLTLKPVLYAANVAEDEIGDVANNAYVQKVREFAAAENAEVVPISAKVEEEISELEGEDKQMFLEELGIEDSGLNLLIKAAYKLLGLYTYFTAGVQEVRAWTIRKGTKAPGAAGVIHTDFERGFIRAEVVSYDDLVAAGSMNGAKERGQLRLEGKEYVVNDGDVMHFRFNV
- a CDS encoding GNAT family N-acetyltransferase, coding for MKLSPMNQEDYASFRIRSIKDFAQEKVEVGTWAEEEAQQLAEESYERYLPEGLNTPGAYLYNLVHPVDGNVGYIWFNITDNRRGKDAFLLDIVVEEAHRGKGYGTETMQALEQTALSLGVDRIGLHVFGHNVRASSLYRKMGYEVTDLTMYKEIKG